From Lewinellaceae bacterium:
GTAGGTGTCGACGATGATCTTGCGGCCGGTCAGGCCGGTATCGCCGTGCGGGCCGCCAATGACGAACTTGCCGGTGGGGTTGATGTGGTAGGTGATGTCGTCGTTGAACAGCTTCTGCCATTCTGCCCGCAACTGCTTCTGCACCCTGGGCACGACGATGCGGATCACATCCCGGCGGATGGTGGCGAGCATTTCCTCGTCGCCGGCGAAGTCGTCGTGCTGGGTGGAAACGACGATGCTGTCGATGCGCTGCGGTATGTTGTCGTCGCTGTATTCGATGGTGACCTGCGACTTGGAGTCGGGGCGCAGGTACGTCATCTCCTTGCCGGCCTTGCGGATGGCCGCCAGTTCCTGGAGCAGCTTGTGGGCGATATCGAGGGCCAGGGGCATGTAGCCGTCGGTCTCGGCGGTGGCGTAACCGAACATCATGCCCTGGTCGCCGGCGCCCTGGTCCTCCGGCTTGTCGCGCTCGACGCCCTGGTTGATGTCCGGCGATTGTTCGTGGATGGCGGAAAGGATGCCGCAGGAATTGGCCTCAAACATGTAGGCGGACTTGGTGTAGCCGATGCGCCGGATCACATCGCGGGCGATCTGCTGCACGTCCAGGTAGGTGCTGGATTTGACTTCGCCGGCCAATATGACCTGGCCGGTGGTGACCAGGGTTTCACAAGCCACCTTGGATGCCGGGTCAAAAGCGAGAAAATGGTCGACGAGGGCATCGCTGATCTGGTCGGCAACTTTGTCGGGGTGTCCTTCGGAAACGGATTCGGAGGTAAAAAGGTATGGCATACGATTGGTTAGTTGTTGTAGAATGTTCGGCGGGCCTTCTCGAAAGCACCGGCCAGCTCGCCGAACATGCTCTTTTGGTTAATTCAACAGGGCCGGTTTTGCATCTCCGGCAAAAACGCTGCAAAAATAGAAATTGTTTTGAAACTATTTTATCTGGCAGCTCAACAGTTGCCGAATCTCCGTTTTAGTGTGGATAAACCCCTCCAGTTTGTCGCCAACCTGCACCGGCCCCACGCCGGCCGGCGTGCCGGTGAAGATGAGGTCGCCCATCTGCAGTTTGAAGAATTGGGAAACGTAAACGATGATGTCCTCGAAGGAGAAGATCATGTCTTTGGTGTTGCCGTGTTGCACGGTTTGCCCGTTTTTCTTCAGTTCAAACGCTATGGCAGAAGGG
This genomic window contains:
- a CDS encoding methionine adenosyltransferase, which encodes MPYLFTSESVSEGHPDKVADQISDALVDHFLAFDPASKVACETLVTTGQVILAGEVKSSTYLDVQQIARDVIRRIGYTKSAYMFEANSCGILSAIHEQSPDINQGVERDKPEDQGAGDQGMMFGYATAETDGYMPLALDIAHKLLQELAAIRKAGKEMTYLRPDSKSQVTIEYSDDNIPQRIDSIVVSTQHDDFAGDEEMLATIRRDVIRIVVPRVQKQLRAEWQKLFNDDITYHINPTGKFVIGGPHGDTGLTGRKIIVDTYGGKGAHGGGAFSGKDPSKVDRSAAYATRHIAKNLAAAGVCDEVLVQVSYAIGVAAPTNIYVNTYGTAKVNLTDGQIADKVRQLFDMRPYAIEQRLQLRMPIYSDTAAYGHMGRKTEKKIVRFVDGSGNVKEIEVETFTWEKLDYVEKVKAAFGL